A segment of the Bacteroidales bacterium genome:
ATAATGCAATACCAACAAGAGCATCTCTTCCGTAATGAAGCTCAGGGTATATAATTCCTCCATTTCCTTCACCACCAATTATTGCATTTTCAGATTTCATTTTTTCAACAACATTGACTTCTCCAACTGCACTGGCAAAGTATTTTCCTCCATATTTTTCAGTTATATCTCTTAATGCACTGGTAGAAGAAAGATTTGAAACAGTATTACCGCTTTTATTTTTTAAGATATAATCAGCTACCGAAACTAAAGTGTATTCTTCACCGAACATTGTTCCGTCTTCATTAATAATTGCTAATCTGTCAACATCGGGGTCAACTACAAAACCTAAATCTGCATTTTGTTCTTTAACAATTTTTGATATTTCAGCAAGATTTTCAGGCAGAGGTTCAGGATTATGAGGAAATTGTCCATTTGGTTCACAAAACAATTCAATAACATTATTAACTCCCAATTTATTAAGCAATTTTGGAATTACCAATCCGCCAACAGAATTAACACAATCAATAGCAATTTTAAAATTTGCTTCACTAATAGCATCTATATCAACGAGAGCTAATTCAAGAATTCCATTAATATGATTATCTTCATAAGAATAAATTTTAGTTATGGTTCCAAGGTCATCTACACCGGCAAAATCAAACATTTCTGATTCAGCAATTGATAAAATAATTTTTCCATCAGCAGCAGAAATAAACTCTCCTTTATTATTAAGTAATTTTAATGCGTTCCATTGTTTTGGATTATGACTTGCCGTTAAAATTATCCCACCATCAGCTTTTTTTTCGACAACTGCAATTTCAACAGTTGGTGTGGTAGCCATTCCAATGTTTATAACATCAATACCTAATCCTGAAAGTGTTCCTAAAACAATATGATTAACCATTTCACCGGATATTCTCGCATCTTTGCCTACAATTATTTTGTATCTGTCTTTTGTATCATTTTGCTTTACCCAAGTACCAAATGCAGCAGAAAATTTTACTATATCCAATGGGCTTAATCCTTCTCCAACTTTGCCGCCAATTGTTCCCCTGATTCCTGAAATAGATTTTATTAAAGTCATAATATTTTAATTTATAATGGGTGCAAATTTCATTAAAAATGATAAGAAAAAAAAATTGTCAGGTTTTATTATTACCTTGAATTCGCAAGATTTTCTTTAAAGTACTGAATCTTAATATAATAGTCGTGGCACGGCTCACTTAAATTTGTTGTATATAATTAGATGTAAACATCTTATAATCAACATATCCGTGCCACGACTTGCGGATTTTAGGTATTATATATTAGGCTCTTAATTATAAATTGGTATAAATTAAATAAAATAATACTTTTATACAAAAATAAGATATACTGCTTTCGGGCATAAATTGCGTTTTACTATTTGTCATTATGCTTCACGTCATTAACTTCGTGTCATTTGTTTCACTGTCATTATATTGTTCCAAACAATGAATGACTATAAATGACTTAATGACAACTTAATGAGCGCTAGCGAATGATCTCACGAACACCGTTAAAATAAATAATTTTGTGAGTAATTAATGACTGTTTAAAGTATATAAAGATTATTTCATAACAAAAGCATAATTATTATAATGATAAAAGAAAAAAAATATAGTACGAAAAACAAATACTCCAACGAAAGCAGGAAAAAATATGTTAAAAAACAAAGTTCCAAAACGGACAAATATAAAGGTGATTCTAAAAATGAATCAGTTCGGTTGAACAAATATATCGCATCAACAGGCTTATGTTCAAGACGCGAAGCTGATGAATATATCAAAGCAGGATTAATAAAGGTTAATAATAAAGTAATTACTGAGTTCGGTACAACAGTTTCAAAAATTGATATTATAAAGTATAAAGGCAAAATACTTAAAAGTCAGAAAAAAGTTTACATTCTTTTAAATAAACCTAAGGATTTTATAACTACGGTTGATGATCCGCATGCCAAAAAGAAAGTTATGGATTTAGTAAAAAATGCTTGTGATGAAAGAATATACCCGGTAGGTCGATTAGATAGAAATACAACAGGTGTTTTGTTATTTACAAATGATGGTGAACTTACAAAAAAGCTAACTCATCCTTCTTTTAATAAGAAAAAAATTTATCATGTTTTTCTAAATAAAAATTTATTATTAAATGATATAGAAAAAATAAGAGAAGGGATTGAATTAGAAGACGGATTTATTAAAGTTGATTCTATAAATTATGTTTCTGCCGAAGATAAGAAACAGGTTGGAATAGAAATACATTCCGGGAAAAACCATATTGTAAAGAGAATATTTGAAAAACTTAATTATGATGTTAAAAGATTAGACAGGGTATATTTTGCAGGATTAATAAAAAAAGGTTTGCCAAGAGGAAAATGGCGATTTTTAAGAGATAAAGAAATTGCTATGTTAAAAATGGGTTCATATAAGTAATATTTGTATAAATATTTTTTTAATTCTATTATTTGTTTAGTATTTTGCATTATTAAAAAATCGAAACATTACCTATTATAAAAAACAGCAATAATATACTATATTAAGCTATTAATTATCAATTTTTTTTATAACTTGTTTAATATAGTTATTCCGAATATATAAATAAGTAAGCATGGAAAAAAATATTTTACAATATACTGGTAAAATAGATT
Coding sequences within it:
- a CDS encoding rRNA pseudouridine synthase, with translation MIKEKKYSTKNKYSNESRKKYVKKQSSKTDKYKGDSKNESVRLNKYIASTGLCSRREADEYIKAGLIKVNNKVITEFGTTVSKIDIIKYKGKILKSQKKVYILLNKPKDFITTVDDPHAKKKVMDLVKNACDERIYPVGRLDRNTTGVLLFTNDGELTKKLTHPSFNKKKIYHVFLNKNLLLNDIEKIREGIELEDGFIKVDSINYVSAEDKKQVGIEIHSGKNHIVKRIFEKLNYDVKRLDRVYFAGLIKKGLPRGKWRFLRDKEIAMLKMGSYK
- the glmM gene encoding phosphoglucosamine mutase translates to MTLIKSISGIRGTIGGKVGEGLSPLDIVKFSAAFGTWVKQNDTKDRYKIIVGKDARISGEMVNHIVLGTLSGLGIDVINIGMATTPTVEIAVVEKKADGGIILTASHNPKQWNALKLLNNKGEFISAADGKIILSIAESEMFDFAGVDDLGTITKIYSYEDNHINGILELALVDIDAISEANFKIAIDCVNSVGGLVIPKLLNKLGVNNVIELFCEPNGQFPHNPEPLPENLAEISKIVKEQNADLGFVVDPDVDRLAIINEDGTMFGEEYTLVSVADYILKNKSGNTVSNLSSTSALRDITEKYGGKYFASAVGEVNVVEKMKSENAIIGGEGNGGIIYPELHYGRDALVGIALFLTHLAKSGKKCSELRKTYPDYTISKNKIELSPEINVDKVLCLIKEKYINYNINDVDGLKIEFDNEWVHLRKSNTEPIIRIYSESKTKEKADKLAQEIIRQIKKII